A single Acidobacteriota bacterium DNA region contains:
- a CDS encoding NADH-quinone oxidoreductase subunit M encodes MNNVLDFPLLSLILFTPLVGAIILLFVSQQNGNLIRWIANITAGAGFLVSLPLWFWYDGSNPEWQFREQLEWIPSIGASYSLGVDGFSVLLILMTTMMGVIAVLSSWTAITMRVKEYYFFLLMLQTGMIGAFVALDFLLFFLFWEVMLVPMYFLIGIWGSDNRLYSAIKFFLFTLVGSVIMLLGILAVYFYQHSITGVYTFDVTVFHELNIPYDLQWWIFLAFFLGFAVKVPMFPFHTWLPDAHTDAPTAGSVILAAVLLKMGTYGFIRFSLPILPEGSAAFVPAVVLLSIIGIVYGALVAMAQRDWKRLVAYSSVSHMGMVMLGMFALTPVGITGSIVQQLNHGISTGALFLIVGIVYERRHTRLIAEYGGLSKVMPIYAAVFLVMTMSSIGLPTLNGFIGELLILQGIFVVSKVWAFFAASGIVLGAAYMLWLYQRTMFGTVDNPKNEGLPDLTLREFATFVPLLILAVWIGLYPKPFLDRLETSVDKVMMRVDGDYTPRFALREADDGAVEVEVDAGPAAADAAGN; translated from the coding sequence ATGAATAACGTCCTCGACTTCCCGCTGCTGTCGCTGATCCTGTTCACGCCGCTGGTCGGCGCGATCATCCTGCTGTTCGTCAGCCAGCAGAACGGGAACCTGATCCGCTGGATCGCCAACATCACGGCCGGCGCCGGTTTCCTGGTGTCGCTCCCGCTCTGGTTCTGGTACGACGGCTCGAATCCCGAGTGGCAGTTCCGCGAGCAGCTGGAGTGGATTCCGTCCATCGGCGCTTCCTACAGCCTCGGCGTCGACGGCTTCAGCGTGCTGCTGATCCTGATGACGACGATGATGGGTGTCATAGCGGTCCTGTCGTCGTGGACCGCCATCACGATGCGAGTGAAGGAGTACTACTTCTTCCTGCTGATGTTGCAGACCGGGATGATCGGCGCCTTCGTCGCGCTCGACTTCCTGCTCTTCTTCCTCTTCTGGGAAGTGATGCTGGTGCCGATGTACTTCCTCATCGGCATCTGGGGCAGCGACAACCGGCTCTACTCGGCGATCAAGTTCTTCCTCTTCACGCTGGTCGGCAGCGTCATCATGCTGCTCGGCATCCTGGCCGTCTACTTCTACCAGCACTCGATCACCGGGGTGTACACGTTCGACGTGACGGTGTTCCACGAGCTGAACATCCCGTACGACCTGCAGTGGTGGATCTTCCTCGCGTTCTTCCTCGGGTTCGCGGTCAAGGTGCCGATGTTCCCGTTCCACACCTGGCTGCCCGACGCGCACACCGACGCGCCGACGGCAGGGTCGGTCATCCTGGCCGCGGTCCTGCTGAAGATGGGGACCTACGGCTTCATTCGCTTCAGCCTGCCGATCCTGCCCGAGGGGTCGGCGGCATTCGTGCCGGCGGTCGTGCTCCTGTCGATCATCGGGATCGTGTACGGCGCGCTGGTCGCCATGGCGCAGCGCGACTGGAAACGCCTGGTGGCGTACTCGAGCGTCAGCCACATGGGGATGGTGATGCTCGGCATGTTCGCGCTGACGCCGGTCGGCATCACCGGCAGCATCGTGCAGCAGCTCAACCACGGCATTTCGACCGGGGCGCTGTTCCTCATCGTCGGCATCGTCTACGAGCGGCGGCACACCCGGCTCATCGCGGAGTACGGCGGGCTGTCGAAGGTCATGCCGATCTACGCGGCGGTCTTCCTGGTGATGACGATGTCGTCGATCGGATTGCCGACGCTGAACGGCTTCATCGGCGAGCTGCTGATCCTGCAGGGGATCTTCGTCGTTTCGAAGGTCTGGGCGTTCTTTGCCGCGAGCGGCATCGTGCTGGGCGCCGCCTACATGCTCTGGCTCTACCAGCGGACGATGTTCGGAACCGTGGACAACCCGAAGAACGAGGGGCTGCCCGATCTCACCCTGCGCGAATTCGCGACGTTCGTGCCGTTGCTGATTCTGGCCGTCTGGATTGGCCTCTACCCGAAGCCGTTCCTTGACCGGCTCGAAACCTCGGTCGACAAGGTGATGATGCGGGTGGACGGCGACTACACGCCGCGGTTCGCGCTGCGCGAGGCGGACGACGGAGCGGTCGAGGTGGAGGTCGATGCCGGCCCGGCCGCGGCTGACGCGGCGGGGAACTAG
- the atpB gene encoding F0F1 ATP synthase subunit A has translation MLQPEHDDHAVDPAAEHAAEGFDAGEVIISHVANGSLEHPILHLPPVFGIDFSITKHVFMLLLVATAVFLLITTTVRRYLRQDRMIPAGFMNALEFVVVFIRDSIVLPNVGAKYVKTWAPLVLTFFCFILVANAVGLIPMFEVVGLLDHYVLHTGEHSVVKNIIHGGTTATANFNVTAGLATVTFFSIIVAGTLAHGFVKHWVNLVPHGLAWPLYILLIPIEVMGMFVKPFALTMRLAANMTGGHIAILSILGFVFIFSELFGAAAGVGVGVAVSLPLAVGISALEIIVILVQAYVFTLLTAVFIGMAINVHH, from the coding sequence ATGCTTCAGCCTGAACACGACGACCACGCTGTCGATCCGGCGGCGGAGCACGCAGCCGAGGGATTCGACGCCGGCGAGGTGATCATCTCGCACGTCGCGAACGGATCGCTCGAGCATCCCATCCTGCACCTGCCGCCGGTCTTCGGTATCGATTTCTCGATCACGAAGCACGTCTTCATGCTGCTGCTCGTCGCGACGGCCGTCTTCCTTCTGATTACGACAACCGTCCGCCGCTACCTGCGGCAGGACCGAATGATTCCGGCCGGCTTCATGAACGCGCTCGAGTTCGTCGTCGTGTTCATTCGCGACTCGATAGTCCTCCCCAACGTCGGCGCCAAGTACGTCAAGACGTGGGCGCCGCTGGTTCTCACTTTCTTCTGCTTCATCCTGGTAGCGAACGCGGTCGGGCTGATCCCGATGTTCGAGGTGGTCGGCCTGCTAGACCACTACGTGCTCCACACCGGCGAGCACTCGGTGGTCAAGAACATCATCCACGGCGGCACCACCGCGACGGCCAACTTCAACGTCACCGCGGGACTTGCCACGGTCACCTTCTTCTCCATCATCGTCGCCGGTACGCTTGCGCACGGCTTCGTCAAGCACTGGGTCAATCTGGTGCCGCACGGCCTCGCGTGGCCGCTCTACATCCTTCTGATCCCGATCGAAGTGATGGGCATGTTCGTCAAGCCGTTCGCGCTGACGATGCGGCTTGCCGCCAACATGACGGGCGGACACATCGCCATTCTCTCGATCCTCGGCTTCGTCTTCATCTTCTCGGAACTCTTCGGCGCGGCCGCCGGCGTCGGCGTTGGCGTGGCGGTCTCGCTGCCGCTGGCGGTAGGTATCAGCGCGCTCGAGATCATCGTCATCCTGGTGCAGGCATACGTCTTCACCCTGCTCACGGCCGTGTTCATCGGCATGGCCATCAACGTGCATCACTGA
- the nuoK gene encoding NADH-quinone oxidoreductase subunit NuoK — protein sequence MLEVTPLHYSLLAAALFMIGVIGVLVRRNVIIIFMSIELILNAVNINLIALAHQLQDLAGQVFVVFVIAVAAAEAAVGLGIIIAFYRNKETVNIDEIQLMRW from the coding sequence GGTTACGCCGCTCCACTACAGCCTGCTCGCGGCGGCGCTGTTCATGATCGGCGTCATCGGCGTTCTGGTGCGCCGCAACGTCATCATCATCTTCATGTCGATCGAGTTGATCCTGAACGCGGTCAACATCAACCTGATCGCGCTCGCGCACCAGCTGCAGGATCTGGCCGGGCAGGTATTCGTCGTCTTCGTCATCGCGGTGGCGGCGGCCGAGGCGGCGGTGGGCCTCGGCATCATCATCGCGTTCTACCGCAACAAGGAGACCGTCAACATCGACGAGATTCAGTTGATGCGGTGGTAG
- the nuoL gene encoding NADH-quinone oxidoreductase subunit L, translated as MDLIWLIPLLPGIGAAVNGLIGIRYFSKKTAGMLAVTTMAGALVLSINAFAQLLGDPDRYHKVEVAHWIPPIPLETVGGMGSFEVPWAFTLDPLSGMMLLVVTGIGFLIHIYSVGYIDHEPRGGVARFFCYLNLFCFFMLTLVLGSNFLVMFVGWEGVGLCSYLLIGYWYTKKSASDAGKKAFIVNRIGDWGFILGIFLVFFTFGTLDFRAVAEAASAMPVETAAVGFGVLSLICILLFIGAAGKSAQIPLYVWLPDAMEGPTPVSALIHAATMVTAGVYMVCRNAVLFEQAPMVMLIVAVVGVLTALMAATIGLVQTDIKRVLAYSTVSQLGYMFLATGVGAFAAGAFHLMTHAFFKALLFLGSGSVIHGMNEEQDMRRMGGLKSKMPITFWTMTIGAVAIAGIPPLSGFFSKDEILYRTFLHSPVLWGLGALTALMTAFYMFRLINMTFFGAYRGPAPDAHGGDHHGDAHGHGDDGGHGHAWHGPHESPRVMTWPLIVLAVGAVIAGFVGVPAALGGSNMIEHFLEPSFTVPGALHAAEEEHHYEIEWALMAFSVLLAVGGIWFAHRNYVQQPERSEQMAASFAGAHRVLTNKYYVDELYDATVVRGTMGSAGGLWTVDKRVVDGAVNGTGWTTIMGSWVSHVLDKYVVDGLVNLTAWVCGEASYVFRRVQTGLIQNYAFATLVGVFAFITWYLFAR; from the coding sequence ATGGACCTCATCTGGTTGATCCCGCTCCTGCCCGGAATCGGCGCCGCCGTCAACGGCCTGATCGGGATCCGCTATTTCAGCAAGAAGACCGCCGGCATGCTCGCCGTCACGACGATGGCGGGCGCGCTCGTCCTGAGCATCAACGCGTTCGCGCAACTGCTGGGCGATCCCGACCGCTACCACAAGGTCGAGGTGGCGCACTGGATCCCGCCAATCCCGCTCGAGACGGTAGGCGGCATGGGCTCGTTCGAGGTGCCCTGGGCGTTCACCCTCGACCCCCTCAGCGGGATGATGCTGCTGGTCGTGACCGGCATCGGATTCCTCATTCACATCTACTCCGTCGGCTACATCGACCACGAGCCGCGGGGCGGCGTGGCGCGCTTCTTCTGCTACCTGAATCTCTTCTGCTTCTTCATGCTGACGCTGGTGCTGGGGAGCAACTTCCTGGTGATGTTCGTCGGCTGGGAAGGGGTGGGGCTCTGCTCCTACCTGCTGATCGGCTACTGGTACACGAAGAAGAGCGCGTCGGATGCCGGCAAGAAGGCGTTCATCGTCAACCGCATCGGCGACTGGGGCTTCATCCTCGGTATCTTCCTGGTCTTCTTCACGTTCGGGACGCTCGACTTCCGCGCGGTGGCGGAGGCCGCCTCGGCGATGCCGGTCGAGACCGCCGCGGTCGGCTTCGGCGTCCTGTCGCTCATCTGCATCCTGCTCTTCATCGGGGCCGCAGGAAAGAGCGCGCAGATTCCGCTGTACGTCTGGCTGCCCGATGCGATGGAAGGCCCGACGCCGGTCTCCGCCCTGATCCATGCCGCGACGATGGTGACGGCGGGCGTCTACATGGTCTGCCGCAACGCCGTGCTGTTCGAGCAAGCGCCGATGGTGATGCTGATCGTCGCGGTGGTCGGCGTGCTGACGGCGTTGATGGCGGCGACGATCGGCCTCGTCCAGACCGACATCAAGCGGGTGCTGGCGTACTCCACGGTGTCGCAGCTCGGCTACATGTTCCTCGCAACCGGGGTCGGCGCGTTCGCGGCGGGCGCCTTCCACCTGATGACGCACGCCTTCTTCAAGGCGCTCCTCTTCCTCGGCAGCGGCTCGGTCATCCACGGGATGAACGAGGAGCAGGACATGCGGAGGATGGGCGGCCTGAAGTCGAAGATGCCGATCACCTTCTGGACGATGACGATCGGCGCAGTGGCCATCGCCGGCATCCCGCCGCTGTCGGGATTCTTCAGCAAGGACGAGATCCTCTACCGGACGTTCCTGCACAGCCCGGTTCTCTGGGGCCTCGGCGCCCTGACCGCCCTGATGACGGCGTTCTACATGTTCCGGCTGATCAACATGACGTTCTTCGGCGCCTACCGTGGCCCGGCTCCCGATGCGCATGGCGGAGACCACCACGGCGACGCCCACGGGCACGGGGACGACGGCGGGCACGGCCATGCCTGGCACGGGCCGCACGAGTCGCCTCGCGTGATGACCTGGCCGCTGATCGTGCTCGCGGTCGGCGCGGTCATCGCCGGTTTCGTCGGCGTCCCGGCGGCGCTCGGCGGCAGCAACATGATCGAGCATTTCCTCGAGCCGAGCTTCACCGTGCCCGGAGCGCTGCATGCCGCCGAGGAGGAGCACCACTACGAAATCGAGTGGGCGTTGATGGCGTTCTCGGTGCTGCTGGCGGTCGGCGGCATCTGGTTTGCGCACCGCAACTATGTGCAGCAGCCGGAGAGGTCGGAGCAGATGGCTGCTTCGTTCGCCGGCGCCCACCGCGTCCTGACCAACAAGTACTACGTCGACGAGCTGTACGACGCGACGGTCGTGCGCGGCACCATGGGGAGCGCGGGCGGCCTGTGGACGGTCGACAAACGGGTGGTGGACGGTGCGGTGAACGGTACCGGCTGGACCACCATCATGGGGTCATGGGTATCCCATGTCCTCGACAAGTATGTCGTCGACGGCCTGGTCAACCTGACCGCCTGGGTCTGCGGGGAAGCCAGCTACGTGTTCCGCCGCGTGCAGACCGGTTTGATTCAGAACTACGCGTTCGCCACGCTGGTCGGGGTGTTCGCTTTCATCACGTGGTACCTGTTTGCCCGCTAG
- a CDS encoding NADH-quinone oxidoreductase subunit N — protein MPAGFTAADFYYILPEILLTAGALIVLVVDVLFPKGDRAILGATLVTLVVTGGVVLAFAGVDLTVSAGLLAIDGFAAFFKTIFILSAVLTVLMSAPYLKVEGVRAGEYCFLILCATLGMMFMACGIDLITLFIGLETMAISFYILAGFLKPSQRSNEAAVKYFLLGAFSLGILLYGMSLLYGATGTTNLAGIAESVADSGSSLLLTLAIILVAAGMGFKIAAVPFHMWAPDVYEGSPTPVTAFLSVGSKAASFAMLIRIFVEGLPALAADWQLIFWVLAAITMTVGNIAAITQTNTKRMLAYSSIAHAGYVLIGLVAGTGRGVAAAMVYLFVYIFMQLGAFAVITMLRRKDVVGDELKDLSGLYIRQPLAAVAMLIFMLSLGGIPPTAGFMGKLWLFSAAIESGLVWLAVIFVVNSVISLYYYYRIVVFMWLKDEQFGSPISMTPAIATALVIAVIGSLLFGVLPNQLFDSAMVAIDMSAASFPGAPGN, from the coding sequence ATGCCAGCCGGATTCACCGCCGCCGACTTCTACTACATCCTGCCGGAGATCCTGCTGACGGCGGGCGCGCTCATCGTGCTCGTGGTCGACGTCCTGTTCCCGAAGGGGGACCGGGCCATCCTCGGCGCCACGCTGGTGACGCTGGTGGTGACCGGCGGAGTCGTCCTGGCGTTCGCCGGCGTCGATCTGACGGTGTCGGCGGGCCTCCTGGCGATTGACGGCTTCGCCGCGTTCTTCAAGACGATCTTCATCCTGTCGGCGGTGCTGACGGTCCTGATGTCGGCGCCTTACCTGAAGGTCGAGGGGGTGCGCGCCGGCGAGTACTGCTTCCTGATTCTCTGCGCCACGCTCGGCATGATGTTCATGGCGTGCGGGATCGATCTGATCACGCTTTTCATCGGCCTCGAGACGATGGCGATCTCGTTCTACATCCTGGCCGGCTTCCTGAAACCGAGCCAGCGGTCGAACGAGGCGGCGGTGAAGTACTTCCTGCTGGGCGCCTTCTCGCTCGGCATCCTTCTCTACGGGATGTCGCTGCTCTACGGCGCGACCGGCACCACCAACCTGGCGGGCATCGCCGAGTCGGTCGCCGATTCGGGCAGCTCGCTGCTGCTCACGCTGGCGATCATCCTGGTGGCGGCCGGCATGGGCTTCAAGATCGCCGCCGTCCCGTTCCACATGTGGGCGCCCGATGTCTACGAGGGATCGCCGACGCCGGTGACCGCGTTCCTGTCGGTCGGTTCGAAAGCGGCCTCGTTCGCGATGCTGATCCGGATCTTCGTCGAGGGCTTGCCGGCTCTTGCCGCCGACTGGCAACTGATCTTCTGGGTGCTGGCCGCGATCACGATGACCGTCGGCAACATCGCCGCCATCACCCAGACCAACACGAAGCGGATGCTGGCCTACTCGTCGATCGCCCACGCCGGCTACGTGCTGATCGGGCTCGTGGCTGGCACCGGCCGCGGCGTCGCCGCGGCGATGGTCTACCTCTTCGTCTACATCTTCATGCAGCTCGGCGCGTTCGCCGTGATCACCATGCTCCGCCGGAAGGACGTGGTGGGAGACGAACTGAAGGACCTGAGCGGCCTCTACATCCGCCAACCGCTCGCCGCCGTCGCGATGCTGATCTTCATGCTGTCGCTCGGCGGCATCCCGCCCACCGCCGGTTTCATGGGCAAGCTCTGGCTCTTCAGCGCCGCGATCGAGTCGGGCCTCGTCTGGCTCGCCGTCATCTTTGTCGTCAACAGCGTCATCTCGCTCTACTACTACTACCGCATCGTCGTCTTCATGTGGCTCAAGGACGAGCAGTTCGGCTCCCCGATCAGCATGACGCCCGCCATCGCGACCGCGCTTGTCATCGCGGTCATCGGCTCGCTCCTCTTCGGTGTCCTGCCCAATCAGCTCTTCGACAGCGCGATGGTCGCCATCGACATGTCGGCGGCCTCGTTCCCCGGCGCGCCCGGCAACTGA